The genome window GCGGCCAACAAGTCATCGGAGTCACGTCCACCTGATTGCacaacgaaaaatgaaaaagtgtccTTGATAAAACATCCTAACGAGAGAAGGACATCTTTGTTAAACATCACCTCTGTTGTGGAATAACATCGTGACAGTTACAGAAAATATTCAGAGGACTGTTATGACGAATTGGCACATGAATCTGAGAGGCTTTCCAGCCGTCCTCACTCTGATGAGACTTCCAGTGTGGGACAGGATACCGACTGTAGCGGAGTCCAGGAACGGCAGAGGGTCCCACAACGAAAATTTGCTCTGTGCGGCCCCTGGTGGCAGCGGTTTGTCACCATGATGATGTTTAGGAAGGTATGGATACACCACCTTAATCATGGTTGTCTTTATCTGAAGTGTaatgcatattttattttctaatttcctCTTTAGGGACAAGTCTGCCCTCTGTATTCCCCTATGATCCCCCTGACCTGAAgtgtaatgcatattttttttttttatttcttcttctttagggaCAAGTCTGCCCTCTGTATTCCCCTATGATCCCCCTGACTTGTATTTCCAAATTACTCTTCAACCATGATTATGTCAACTATGATCTCGTTGTCACTCGATGGGAGTCGAGTATCTTGCTCAAATTTCATGACAcatctgctgtctctctctctctctctctctctctctctctctctctctctgatgaaattCGTTTCATCAGTGACCTTATGTAATTTGTATCATCGATGATCTCAAGCAATTCGTCTCACCAATGACTTTTTGCAATTTATCTCACCAATGACCTTACGCGATTTGTCTCATCAATGACCTTGGATAATTCGTTTCATCAGTGACCTTATGTAATTTGCATCATCGATGATCTCACTCATCAGTGACTTTTAGTTTCGTCAATAACCTTAGGTAATTAGTTCTAATGACCTTATGCAATTTCTCATCAATGATCTTTGGGAATTCGTCTCATCAACGAATTTTTAGTCTTATCAATGACCTTAGGCAATTAGTCCCAATGGCCTCATCTCATCTTTGACATTAGGAAATTCCTCTCATCAGTGACCTTATGCAATTCGACATCAGGGACTTCAGTCTTATCAATGACCTTAGGTAATGCATATCACCAATGACCCTAGGCAATTAGCCCTAATGACCTTATATTAGCAATTCATATCATTGGCGTGACCTCGACGTTTCAAAATCTCTAGATTAAATGAGGGAAAGACCAGAACAAATTTGAAAATACGAATATATCCTCTATACTATATTTGGTGGCTTCCAACAACCattctcaattatatatatactttgctgTTCAATGACACTTTGGGTAATTGGGTATTTGTGCGTCCCTTGGCTGACGTTATGAGTATATtgcgttatttttatattttccattaaaagacGCAACTAGGGTGCGTTTTGTACTTATTTTTGGAGATAGTCTATTCTTATGATCTTAACTGATCGTCTTCCATTCACAAGTATGTACTAATTCGAATTGTAATTCCATTAACATGGACACCGTAGGTTCAAACCCGGCAAGAAAAATAGCTGATTGTCATCCAGTAATTGAAAGTCGTACGTGTTACTCTCTTtgataataatatttccttttcagCTTGTTGGCTTTGTAATTCTGGTTCATTTCGCAACCGGAGGAGCAAATGAAGAAGCAGCTGGTGACACAATCGACCCATCCAGGTCAAAGATTCCTACTGAGCGTGAAATGTTATTACTCCCAGATGTTCCAGGCATTCCCTCTCTTATTAAACCAGAAACGGATCCGCAAGAAATCAAGGACGTTCCAGTAATTTCGAGGCAAGGTACACCACCTATTCAGATTCCAGATACAACAGCAATACCGAAACCTGGCCTTAAAAATCCTACAATCCCTGATCCAAACAGAGGAGGTATGAATGAAATTATTCAAACGCCGCTGCTACATGATATTACAAAATCAAATTTACCAAAATTAACAGCGCCCGAATTTCAACCATTTGACATTAACACACTCCATGACATGCCTGATATttcaaatacaatatatacaacatCCCCAGGAACCAACatcaggcatatcccatatatttCAAAGCAAGTGATGCCACCTATTGAGATTAAAGAAACATCAGGAATTCCAAAATCACAACTCCCTCAGATTCCTGACCACACCATTCCTGCAATCCATAATCCAAACAGCCAAAACATTAACATGGCTACGGACAAGATTTTTATCCCTgatatcacaaaaataaatgtacCACAAATAGAGTACAATTTGCCAACATCAAATATTAAGGCTTTCAATGACATTGCTGAGATTGACATTCCTAACAAATCTACACCACAAATGGTTATTCCACCAATAAGACCAATCGAATTTCAGTCTATTTCAAATATTTCGAAACCAGAAATATCACCTATTGATATTCCAAGTTTATCATTTATTCCAAAACCACCAGTCCATCAGATACCTGACCCTGATCCACAACACCAACACATTAATATAAAAGGTAATAACACTTTTCATTCTGATATCAGACAAATAAATGAATCACAAATAACAATGCCCGAATTACCACCATTAAATATTAATGCTTTCATAGACACTGGTacgattaaaaaggaaaatattcatgGCATAACTACACCACAACTAGTAACTCCACCTTTAAAACCAATCAACATTCAGTCTATTTCAAATATTTCGAAGCCAGAAATATCACCTATCACTATTCCAAGTTTCACATCAATTCAAAAACCACCAATGTATCACATACCTGAGCCTCAATTTCCTCagattcctcattcaaacagccaaaacattaatattactgttgATAACACTTTTCTCTCtaatatcacaaaaataaatgtacCACCAGTAACAAAGCCCGAATTCCCACCATTAGATACTAATGTTTTCGAAGACACTGGTACGATTCACACAGAAAATATTCGTGGCATATCTATACCACAACTGGTGACTCCACCTTTAAAACCAATCAACATTCAGTCTATTTCAAATATTTCGAAGCCAGAAATATCACCTATCACTATTCCAAGTTTAACATTAATTCAAAAACCAACAATGTATCACATACCTGAGCCTCAAT of Macrobrachium nipponense isolate FS-2020 chromosome 11, ASM1510439v2, whole genome shotgun sequence contains these proteins:
- the LOC135208245 gene encoding periaxin-like → MMMFRKLVGFVILVHFATGGANEEAAGDTIDPSRSKIPTEREMLLLPDVPGIPSLIKPETDPQEIKDVPVISRQGTPPIQIPDTTAIPKPGLKNPTIPDPNRGGMNEIIQTPLLHDITKSNLPKLTAPEFQPFDINTLHDMPDISNTIYTTSPGTNIRHIPYISKQVMPPIEIKETSGIPKSQLPQIPDHTIPAIHNPNSQNINMATDKIFIPDITKINVPQIEYNLPTSNIKAFNDIAEIDIPNKSTPQMVIPPIRPIEFQSISNISKPEISPIDIPSLSFIPKPPVHQIPDPDPQHQHINIKGNNTFHSDIRQINESQITMPELPPLNINAFIDTGTIKKENIHGITTPQLVTPPLKPINIQSISNISKPEISPITIPSFTSIQKPPMYHIPEPQFPQIPHSNSQNINITVDNTFLSNITKINVPPVTKPEFPPLDTNVFEDTGTIHTENIRGISIPQLVTPPLKPINIQSISNISKPEISPITIPSLTLIQKPTMYHIPEPQFPQIPYSNSQNINITLDNTFLSNITKINVPPITKPEFQPLDTNLFKDTSTIHTENIRGINIPQLVTPPLKPINIQSISNISKPEISPITIPSLTSIQKPTMYHIPEPQFPQIPHSNSQNINITLDNTFLSDITKINVPPITKPEFPH